In Desertifilum tharense IPPAS B-1220, a single genomic region encodes these proteins:
- a CDS encoding SDR family oxidoreductase, translated as MVQLQGKTALITGASRGIGKAIALLLAQQGIQQLILVARDRQKLAELAQEIEGTGTKVTTLAINLANPVEVNIAIAQAWRDRGPIDILINCAGVAHQAPFLRSQFPKVQEEIQTNLLGMYTITRLIAKRMAAQRSGTIVNVSSLMGKVAAPTMATYSATKFAIIGFTQALRSELADYNIRVMALLPTLTDTDMARNLQVFRWVVPMTPEQVAKALVAGLHKDNPEILVGWQSHLAVWCKRLAPRLLEKILKVASPLSSKQKPLTTFSQAGAGSQ; from the coding sequence ATGGTACAACTACAAGGAAAGACAGCCTTAATTACTGGGGCTTCCCGTGGTATTGGTAAAGCGATCGCGCTTTTGTTAGCCCAACAAGGGATTCAGCAACTCATTTTAGTGGCACGCGATCGCCAAAAGCTAGCCGAACTTGCCCAAGAGATTGAGGGTACAGGCACTAAAGTGACGACTTTGGCGATTAATTTAGCGAACCCTGTAGAAGTCAACATTGCCATTGCCCAAGCTTGGCGCGATCGCGGTCCGATTGATATTCTGATTAATTGTGCGGGAGTTGCCCACCAAGCCCCCTTTCTGCGATCGCAGTTTCCCAAAGTCCAAGAAGAAATTCAAACCAATCTGTTGGGAATGTATACCATTACCCGCCTGATTGCCAAACGCATGGCCGCCCAGCGTTCCGGAACTATCGTTAACGTTTCCAGCTTAATGGGCAAAGTTGCAGCCCCAACAATGGCGACCTATTCCGCAACTAAGTTTGCCATTATTGGCTTTACCCAAGCCCTGCGTAGCGAACTGGCGGACTATAACATCCGCGTGATGGCCCTGCTTCCCACCCTCACCGATACTGATATGGCGCGGAACTTGCAAGTGTTCCGTTGGGTGGTTCCCATGACGCCCGAACAAGTCGCCAAAGCCCTCGTCGCCGGACTGCATAAGGATAACCCGGAAATTCTAGTCGGCTGGCAAAGCCACCTCGCCGTCTGGTGTAAGAGGTTAGCCCCCCGCTTACTCGAAAAAATCCTTAAAGTTGCTTCGCCCCTCTCTAGCAAGCAAAAACCCCTAACCACTTTTTCGCAAGCAGGGGCAGGTTCCCAATAA
- a CDS encoding plasmid replication protein, CyRepA1 family: MHHLQEWGRSCVDTQLTRLNVTFLDGQDPYNYLLYSDNLPRRNDGRVSNGFLQRYQHIEQGGWWCSGVDLLTGSDDLWGCFKPAQPRRSQDGRKLIKYEHPPKAPIGVFALRVPLHIWQKISQRYQVPISPNDRDETQPDGGFWQWVQANPKIPLCITEGAKKAGTLLTAGYAAVALPGIFGAYRVPRNEQGNRIGKPHLIPQLEKLAIPKREVTLIFDQDTKPKTVKAVHHAIRQTGYLLTQAGCSVKVVTWNPELGKGVDDLIANHSPETFEEIYQQAVSLELWKAQSLSRLTYSADLQVNDRYLGELSIPASAKLVGIKSAKGTGKSKFLETVVKSAIARQQWVLVIGHRVRLVEELCQRFGLDYITEVRHPEGNVMGYGLCLDSLHSHSQARFNAADWTDGVVIIDEVEQVLWHGLNSRTCNANRVAILKSLKTLMQNVLGGEGQVFVADADLSDTSLEYLLALAGVEIQPYIIENDWKPGTQEAWEIFHYPDTTPERLVGDLTQHIKEGGKPFVCLSAQRRGSQWGTCSLEAYLNQEFPQHRILRIDSESLADPTHPAYGGVNHLDTVLANYDIVLASPAIETGVSIELQNHFTSVWGIAQGVQAENSVRQALSRIRAPLPRFLWVAPYGFNQVGNGSTSIPGLLTSAKRLTQLNIRALQQTDFEAFDDLEVGFQAESLFCWAKMAVRLNATMLRYREAVLEGLRVEGHSIIEIPPETEKRKSPTPKPVDEAESPNLTEAIATAISQNYQAECEAIATSPDLTDSEYQLLKKRIVKTTQQRRSQRKYELQQRYGILVTPELVQKDEAGWYEQLRLHYFLTCGQQYLASRDRALAQQLIEQGEGNIFLPDFNRSQLGATIGTMARLGMGILLANETRELKNTDEDLQAMSAIALANRPTIKTTVGIGIAANSTPVTIVRRFLDKIGYGLKLLRCESLGKKRIRVYQIDKANDGREAIFQQWLARDSQMYQPSSDWQEPLLADPIIPASVDPPKDYIQLQLAL, encoded by the coding sequence ATGCATCACCTACAGGAATGGGGGAGAAGTTGCGTGGATACGCAGCTAACTCGCCTCAATGTTACTTTTCTCGACGGACAAGACCCTTACAACTACTTGCTGTATTCCGATAACCTCCCGCGACGCAATGACGGGAGAGTCAGCAATGGCTTTTTACAACGCTACCAGCACATTGAACAAGGCGGCTGGTGGTGTTCTGGGGTGGACTTGCTGACGGGAAGCGATGATTTGTGGGGATGCTTCAAACCCGCACAACCGCGCCGCAGCCAAGATGGCCGCAAACTGATTAAATACGAACATCCCCCCAAAGCGCCGATTGGGGTATTTGCTTTGCGGGTTCCCCTGCATATTTGGCAAAAAATTAGCCAGCGTTACCAAGTTCCGATATCTCCCAACGATAGGGACGAAACGCAACCCGATGGCGGCTTTTGGCAGTGGGTACAGGCGAATCCTAAAATTCCCCTATGCATTACCGAAGGCGCGAAAAAGGCAGGAACCCTACTAACGGCGGGATATGCGGCGGTGGCGTTACCGGGAATCTTTGGTGCTTATCGCGTTCCTCGCAACGAACAGGGAAACCGCATCGGGAAACCTCATTTAATCCCGCAACTGGAAAAACTGGCGATACCGAAGCGGGAAGTCACCCTGATTTTTGACCAAGATACGAAACCGAAGACGGTTAAAGCCGTTCACCATGCGATTCGCCAAACGGGATATCTCTTAACTCAGGCGGGATGTTCTGTGAAGGTGGTGACTTGGAACCCCGAATTAGGAAAAGGGGTGGATGATTTAATCGCCAATCACTCCCCGGAAACGTTCGAGGAGATTTATCAGCAAGCGGTTTCTCTGGAATTGTGGAAAGCACAATCGCTTTCTCGCCTCACCTATTCAGCCGATTTACAGGTAAATGACCGTTATTTAGGCGAACTTTCGATTCCTGCAAGTGCAAAGCTGGTGGGGATTAAGTCGGCGAAGGGAACGGGAAAATCTAAGTTTTTAGAAACCGTTGTCAAAAGTGCGATCGCGCGGCAACAATGGGTCTTAGTCATTGGCCATCGCGTCCGCTTAGTGGAAGAGTTGTGTCAGCGTTTCGGACTCGACTATATCACCGAAGTCCGCCACCCCGAAGGGAACGTCATGGGGTATGGCTTATGTCTCGACTCGCTTCACTCCCATTCCCAGGCGCGATTTAACGCCGCCGATTGGACAGATGGGGTGGTGATTATTGATGAAGTCGAACAAGTATTATGGCACGGCCTCAACTCGCGCACCTGTAACGCCAACCGCGTCGCCATCCTCAAATCTCTAAAAACCCTAATGCAGAATGTATTGGGAGGAGAAGGTCAAGTTTTTGTCGCCGATGCAGACCTCAGCGATACTTCTTTAGAATACCTCCTCGCCTTAGCAGGGGTAGAAATTCAACCCTACATTATTGAAAACGACTGGAAACCGGGAACGCAAGAGGCTTGGGAAATCTTCCACTATCCCGACACCACGCCAGAACGCTTAGTTGGAGATTTAACCCAACATATTAAAGAAGGGGGGAAACCGTTTGTCTGTCTGTCGGCGCAACGACGGGGGAGTCAGTGGGGAACCTGTTCGCTAGAGGCGTATTTAAACCAGGAGTTTCCCCAGCATCGCATCCTCAGAATTGATTCTGAATCCTTAGCCGATCCGACGCATCCCGCCTATGGGGGAGTGAATCACCTGGATACGGTTTTGGCCAATTACGATATTGTGTTAGCCAGTCCAGCGATTGAAACGGGGGTGAGTATTGAACTGCAAAACCATTTCACCTCAGTTTGGGGAATTGCCCAAGGGGTACAAGCCGAAAATAGCGTCAGACAAGCCTTAAGCCGAATTCGCGCCCCGCTTCCCCGGTTTCTTTGGGTTGCGCCTTACGGGTTCAATCAGGTGGGGAATGGTTCTACCTCGATTCCAGGGTTGTTGACTTCGGCGAAGCGGTTAACCCAGTTGAATATTCGGGCGTTACAACAAACCGATTTTGAAGCGTTCGACGATTTAGAGGTGGGTTTCCAAGCAGAATCGTTATTTTGTTGGGCAAAAATGGCGGTTCGCCTGAATGCGACGATGCTACGCTATCGCGAGGCGGTGTTGGAAGGGTTGCGGGTGGAGGGACACTCGATTATTGAGATTCCCCCAGAAACTGAGAAACGCAAGTCCCCAACGCCGAAGCCTGTGGATGAGGCGGAGAGTCCTAACTTGACGGAAGCGATCGCAACTGCTATTTCTCAAAATTATCAGGCCGAGTGCGAGGCGATCGCAACTAGCCCCGATTTAACCGACAGCGAGTACCAGCTTCTCAAAAAGCGGATTGTTAAAACCACTCAACAACGGCGATCGCAACGCAAATATGAGTTACAACAACGATATGGGATTCTCGTAACCCCGGAGTTAGTCCAGAAAGATGAGGCGGGATGGTACGAACAACTGCGCTTGCATTATTTTCTCACCTGCGGTCAACAATATCTCGCCAGTCGCGATCGCGCTTTAGCCCAACAACTGATTGAACAAGGTGAGGGGAATATCTTTTTACCCGATTTCAATCGTTCCCAACTCGGCGCAACCATCGGGACAATGGCAAGATTGGGGATGGGTATCCTATTAGCCAACGAAACGCGCGAGTTAAAGAATACCGATGAAGATTTGCAAGCCATGAGTGCGATCGCGCTCGCCAATCGTCCTACCATTAAAACAACCGTTGGTATCGGGATTGCGGCTAACTCTACCCCTGTGACCATTGTCCGGCGATTTCTCGATAAAATCGGCTACGGCTTAAAACTGTTGCGCTGCGAAAGCCTGGGGAAAAAACGCATCCGCGTCTATCAAATAGACAAGGCGAATGATGGTAGAGAAGCCATCTTTCAACAATGGCTAGCCAGAGATAGCCAAATGTACCAGCCGAGTTCTGATTGGCAAGAACCTTTACTGGCCGATCCCATTATCCCTGCATCGGTAGACCCTCCCAAAGACTACATTCAACTCCAACTCGCCTTATAA